A section of the Thermotoga caldifontis AZM44c09 genome encodes:
- the rsmG gene encoding 16S rRNA (guanine(527)-N(7))-methyltransferase RsmG: MQREISQYCEKVAAILRAYGLELNERKIELIARYLLALIEAPMNLSGIDDFEEAVHKHVADVLLPIEGIEGDLLDVGTGGGVPGVILSVVFPTRTVLVDSSKKKTAWLSRTVEALGLRNVEVVCARVENLADRYRESFDYVTARAVATLRILLELCVPFCKVEGSLLFYKGPNWLEEVEQAKRAMELLRVHLEQNVDYELLSGEKRTLLKFRKLAPTEPIYPRDTKKILKRPL; encoded by the coding sequence ATGCAACGGGAAATCTCGCAGTACTGCGAGAAGGTCGCAGCGATCCTGAGGGCCTACGGGTTGGAACTGAACGAACGCAAGATCGAGCTGATCGCACGCTACTTGCTCGCGCTGATCGAAGCACCGATGAACCTATCTGGGATCGACGATTTTGAAGAGGCTGTGCACAAACACGTTGCCGACGTTCTTTTGCCCATCGAGGGCATTGAGGGCGATCTGCTCGACGTCGGAACCGGTGGAGGGGTACCGGGTGTGATCCTATCGGTAGTTTTTCCGACGAGGACCGTCCTGGTCGACTCGTCGAAGAAGAAGACTGCCTGGCTCTCGAGGACTGTAGAAGCACTCGGCTTGAGGAACGTGGAAGTGGTCTGTGCGAGGGTGGAAAACCTCGCCGATCGATACAGAGAGAGCTTCGACTACGTTACCGCACGCGCGGTGGCAACCTTACGGATTTTGCTCGAACTCTGCGTGCCGTTCTGCAAAGTGGAAGGATCGTTGCTCTTTTACAAGGGTCCAAACTGGTTGGAAGAGGTAGAGCAAGCGAAAAGGGCGATGGAACTGTTGAGAGTCCACCTGGAACAAAACGTTGATTACGAACTTCTGAGCGGTGAGAAGAGAACGCTTCTGAAATTCAGAAAGCTCGCACCGACCGAGCCAATCTATCCGAGGGACACGAAGAAGATTTTGAAACGTCCCCTGTGA
- a CDS encoding coiled-coil domain-containing protein yields MRKMVVLFALIGCSLFAQLNIKDVSPVLDIYVPVSFVIENRIMELDENGNFRGGLLTTRFDIAQYIYRTIKNFQLDELSKRLSALAESQKEVSAKMLGIESAYKTYDQRLRELETATVNIQSQLDRLSQELFAQVQKQIVDYIKAQEAQLARIDALVERVNSVEKLSSDLFKQVQAQQNDLEKLSSEQTKINDQISSLSQQLSTLKSSVDALSKRLDQTFAELTSFKDSTRNEFNAFSSLVDQKISASESKLSVTLKSLQNELALQKKELTDRAEEVNRLRQQIQDLQNRLIALENFASKQQVEELRNQIQGLVERASKLEQDLKVLEENLASLDLSRLKSRIDELELKNKTLQSNLNTAYIVGAAGVAIGLIALIFSMGR; encoded by the coding sequence GTGAGGAAGATGGTCGTTCTGTTCGCATTGATCGGTTGCTCTCTGTTCGCCCAGCTGAACATCAAGGATGTTTCTCCCGTTCTGGACATCTACGTTCCCGTGTCGTTCGTGATCGAAAACAGAATCATGGAACTGGACGAGAACGGAAACTTCAGAGGAGGCCTGTTGACCACCAGGTTCGACATCGCACAGTACATATACAGAACGATCAAGAACTTCCAGCTGGACGAGCTTTCCAAAAGACTTTCAGCGCTCGCAGAGTCTCAGAAAGAGGTCTCCGCGAAGATGCTGGGTATCGAATCAGCCTACAAGACCTACGACCAGAGATTGAGAGAGCTCGAAACGGCCACGGTGAACATTCAAAGCCAGCTCGACAGGCTCTCTCAGGAACTCTTCGCACAGGTGCAGAAGCAAATCGTGGATTACATCAAAGCCCAGGAAGCTCAACTCGCCAGGATAGACGCACTGGTTGAAAGGGTGAACTCCGTAGAGAAACTCAGTTCAGACCTGTTCAAACAGGTTCAGGCGCAGCAGAACGATCTGGAAAAACTTTCGAGCGAGCAAACTAAGATCAATGACCAGATTTCGAGCCTATCCCAGCAGCTTTCCACGCTGAAGTCCTCCGTCGATGCGCTTTCGAAAAGGCTGGATCAGACGTTCGCAGAGTTGACGAGTTTCAAAGATTCCACGAGGAACGAATTCAACGCCTTTTCGAGCCTCGTCGATCAGAAGATATCCGCCTCCGAGAGCAAGCTCAGCGTAACGTTGAAGAGCCTGCAGAACGAACTCGCCCTGCAGAAAAAGGAGCTCACGGACAGAGCCGAGGAGGTCAACAGATTGAGACAGCAGATCCAAGATCTCCAGAACAGACTGATCGCGCTGGAGAACTTCGCCTCGAAACAGCAGGTGGAGGAACTCAGAAACCAGATCCAGGGTCTGGTCGAGAGGGCTTCGAAGCTCGAGCAGGATTTGAAAGTCCTCGAAGAAAACCTCGCGTCTCTGGACCTTTCGAGGCTGAAGAGCAGGATCGACGAACTCGAGCTGAAGAACAAAACCCTCCAGTCCAACCTGAACACGGCCTACATCGTTGGGGCGGCGGGTGTCGCGATCGGACTGATAGCACTCATATTCTCTATGGGAAGGTGA
- a CDS encoding lipoate--protein ligase family protein — protein sequence MLLLRTWNFPGKTNMAMDVVLAETVKEPLLRLYTWARPTLSLGRHQKRIELNVDYMRQKGIECVVRPTGGRAVLHQDELTYAFVVPASHELATKNLEEFHRTVSERIFLAVRRLGFDVKMEVRKRTTAKSPACFDSPGMYEITLDGKKLVGSAQMRTRDFVLEHGSILLKSHVEEYARCLNLDPDSLKEKFVGLQEVKDVTLEELEKSLIDSFCESFGPAESFTLSFELLNRIYEKEVQFGCPVN from the coding sequence ATGCTGTTGCTGAGAACGTGGAACTTTCCCGGAAAGACGAACATGGCGATGGACGTGGTTCTCGCAGAGACGGTCAAAGAACCTTTGCTCAGGCTTTACACCTGGGCAAGACCGACGTTGTCTCTCGGGAGACACCAGAAACGGATCGAACTGAACGTGGATTACATGAGACAGAAAGGCATAGAATGCGTCGTCAGACCCACGGGCGGCAGGGCCGTGCTGCACCAGGATGAACTCACGTACGCGTTCGTCGTGCCAGCCTCGCACGAACTCGCTACGAAGAACCTTGAGGAGTTCCATCGAACCGTGAGCGAGAGGATCTTTCTGGCGGTGAGAAGGCTCGGATTCGATGTGAAGATGGAAGTTCGAAAGAGAACGACGGCGAAGAGTCCCGCATGCTTCGATTCGCCAGGCATGTACGAAATAACACTCGATGGGAAAAAGCTCGTTGGCAGCGCGCAGATGAGGACCAGAGACTTCGTGCTCGAACACGGCTCGATACTGCTGAAAAGCCACGTCGAAGAATACGCACGATGCCTGAACCTGGATCCGGACAGTTTGAAAGAGAAGTTCGTCGGCCTTCAGGAAGTGAAAGATGTTACCTTGGAAGAGCTCGAGAAGAGCTTGATCGATTCGTTCTGTGAGTCGTTCGGACCAGCCGAAAGTTTCACACTCAGCTTCGAGCTCCTGAATCGAATTTACGAGAAGGAGGTTCAGTTCGGTTGCCCGGTAAATTGA
- a CDS encoding PEGA domain-containing protein has protein sequence MQKLLMVLLLVSQLCIAVTLVTNVPNVEVRLGSVLLAVTDRNGVAQFEVSLPATLTLVKPGYLTKSIFLSDPEKTYFVQLQASANLLIESVPDGASVWINKVLVGRTPLEMELEPGNYEITLQKEGFCRTKRSVSLQAHEKKKLRVELSNTPTVQIVSKPAAKLWIQNQFVGETPKSLKLPAGDYQIKLQAPDHFSLVQNIRVSDDETQQFEFTLTPSARLLVQSSVSHAIVQIDDRVQPQNTVFTDLPLGERTILVKAVGYEERSITVELKQGQNYLYVPLEPKLFRLDVVAPEEALIFVDGKSAGRGPTSVKLPQSIHLIEARLGEKRWMGLVDLSRDERIEVRFDVATVLLLGDRSTVYTVEGITYRPPSLIYLPEGFHTVKVEARERTVEFSAGKLYTFSPEDLGYLCIFSDSVVECYVNSEFAGLSPVLFYPVKPSVVKVSTVGWEKEVIVEPGKTINVTVGGD, from the coding sequence ATGCAGAAGCTCTTGATGGTGCTGTTGCTGGTTTCTCAACTCTGCATCGCCGTCACGCTGGTGACGAACGTCCCGAACGTCGAAGTGAGGCTGGGCTCTGTCCTGCTCGCCGTGACGGACAGAAACGGCGTCGCGCAGTTCGAGGTGAGCCTGCCAGCGACGCTGACGCTCGTGAAACCAGGTTATCTGACCAAGTCTATCTTTTTGAGCGATCCAGAAAAGACTTACTTCGTCCAGCTGCAGGCTTCTGCGAACTTGCTGATCGAGAGTGTGCCGGACGGCGCGTCCGTCTGGATCAACAAAGTTCTGGTGGGTCGAACGCCTCTCGAAATGGAACTCGAACCTGGAAACTACGAGATAACGCTCCAGAAAGAAGGTTTCTGCAGAACGAAAAGGTCCGTATCGCTTCAAGCCCACGAGAAGAAAAAATTGCGGGTTGAACTGTCGAACACCCCAACGGTCCAGATCGTTTCGAAGCCCGCCGCGAAGCTGTGGATCCAGAACCAGTTCGTCGGTGAAACTCCGAAGAGTTTGAAACTGCCCGCCGGAGATTACCAGATAAAACTACAGGCGCCGGACCACTTTTCCCTGGTGCAGAACATCAGAGTTTCCGACGACGAAACTCAACAGTTCGAATTCACTCTCACACCGAGCGCCAGATTGCTCGTTCAATCCAGCGTCTCGCACGCGATCGTTCAGATAGACGATCGAGTGCAGCCTCAGAACACGGTTTTCACCGATCTTCCGCTCGGTGAGAGGACGATCCTCGTCAAGGCTGTAGGTTACGAAGAGAGATCGATCACGGTCGAACTCAAGCAGGGACAGAACTACCTTTACGTACCACTCGAACCGAAACTCTTTCGGCTCGATGTCGTTGCGCCAGAAGAGGCTTTGATCTTCGTGGACGGAAAGAGCGCTGGACGCGGACCGACCAGCGTGAAACTGCCGCAGTCGATCCATCTGATCGAGGCGAGGCTCGGTGAGAAAAGGTGGATGGGTCTGGTAGACCTTTCAAGGGACGAACGAATCGAAGTGAGGTTCGATGTGGCGACCGTCCTCCTTCTGGGCGACAGAAGCACCGTCTACACTGTCGAGGGCATAACTTACAGACCGCCATCTTTGATCTACCTGCCTGAAGGTTTCCACACGGTGAAGGTCGAAGCAAGAGAGAGAACGGTCGAATTCTCCGCCGGCAAACTGTACACGTTCTCCCCGGAAGATCTCGGTTATCTCTGCATCTTCAGCGACAGCGTCGTCGAATGCTATGTGAATTCAGAATTTGCAGGTCTTTCACCTGTGTTATTCTATCCAGTGAAACCTTCTGTTGTGAAAGTGAGCACCGTCGGCTGGGAAAAGGAAGTGATCGTTGAGCCAGGGAAAACGATCAACGTCACGGTGGGAGGTGATTGA
- the lptC gene encoding LPS export ABC transporter periplasmic protein LptC yields the protein MRKTLSIVLLLTLLVPTFAKTVHIVSNYVKPEKERAYYEGNVRVEVEEDKLKLLCQSMLVTKLLNEWRLIDATSTFVEFENGEATATNLKYDLKTKTGMLVGNVQAKIIDKGSSDVVLLNTERLSIDLDKNVFQTDTPVRVVKGKIEASANALFYDRNSGLIRLTGSVVLVDHEKNLKMWADAVEIKTAGDEMSATNARVELVVEE from the coding sequence GTGAGAAAAACGCTCTCGATCGTTTTGTTGCTAACCCTTCTGGTCCCGACGTTCGCCAAAACCGTACACATCGTTTCTAATTACGTCAAACCCGAAAAGGAGAGAGCCTATTACGAAGGAAACGTGAGGGTTGAGGTCGAGGAAGACAAGCTGAAGCTTCTTTGTCAATCCATGCTCGTGACGAAGCTGCTGAACGAATGGAGGTTGATCGACGCGACCTCAACGTTCGTGGAATTCGAGAACGGCGAGGCAACGGCGACGAACTTGAAGTACGATCTGAAGACCAAAACGGGTATGCTGGTGGGCAACGTTCAGGCGAAGATAATCGACAAAGGAAGCTCCGACGTCGTCCTTCTCAACACCGAGAGATTGTCGATCGATCTGGACAAAAACGTTTTTCAGACGGACACACCAGTTCGCGTCGTGAAAGGGAAGATCGAAGCATCCGCGAACGCCCTGTTTTACGATAGAAACTCCGGATTGATCAGGCTGACGGGTTCGGTGGTCCTTGTGGACCACGAGAAGAATCTGAAAATGTGGGCCGACGCTGTCGAGATCAAAACCGCTGGCGATGAGATGAGCGCGACGAACGCCAGGGTTGAACTCGTTGTGGAGGAGTGA
- a CDS encoding MarR family winged helix-turn-helix transcriptional regulator, with protein sequence MKKEIEKLLREICFIVKVEGRLVLKEYSITSAQFDLLQRLYFRGPVKMVDLSQSLGIAKSTLSGIVKRLENAGYVERRRGADKRVYMLSVTDEGRRIIENVIERRVEFIGRVLERIGEERSKELLRLLEVLRKEMEKCRSS encoded by the coding sequence TTGAAGAAGGAAATCGAAAAGCTCCTCAGGGAGATCTGTTTCATCGTGAAGGTCGAGGGAAGGCTCGTGCTGAAGGAATATTCCATCACGAGCGCCCAGTTCGACCTGTTGCAGAGACTTTACTTCAGAGGACCTGTGAAGATGGTCGATCTGAGCCAGTCCCTTGGCATAGCCAAGAGCACGCTGAGTGGAATCGTAAAAAGGCTCGAGAACGCTGGATATGTCGAAAGAAGGCGTGGAGCGGACAAAAGAGTGTACATGCTGTCCGTCACGGACGAAGGACGAAGGATCATCGAGAACGTGATAGAAAGACGGGTGGAATTCATAGGTAGGGTTCTGGAAAGGATCGGGGAAGAACGCTCGAAAGAACTCCTGAGATTGCTCGAAGTCTTGAGGAAAGAGATGGAAAAATGCAGAAGCTCTTGA
- the rsmI gene encoding 16S rRNA (cytidine(1402)-2'-O)-methyltransferase, whose product MLDMTIRAIKALREADVILAEDTRRTLKLLKFYRIENKQLLSYGVHNQTKSIPMILKLLSEGKKVCLVTDSGMPGVADPGGYLVDACWRKGIELDVMPGPSALTSAMALCGFDTSRVMFVGFLPRGKKRRKLLRELKGKKLVLIFFEAAIRMQATLKDILEIFGDCEIFIAREMTKMFQQLYRGKVSEALEIFKDVKGEITVALNLKGREEA is encoded by the coding sequence ATGCTCGACATGACGATAAGGGCCATCAAGGCGCTGCGAGAAGCGGACGTCATCCTCGCCGAGGACACCAGAAGGACGTTGAAGTTGCTCAAGTTCTACAGGATCGAGAACAAACAGCTTCTTTCCTACGGCGTTCACAACCAGACCAAGAGCATACCGATGATCCTGAAGCTCCTCAGCGAGGGGAAGAAAGTGTGCCTGGTCACCGATTCAGGGATGCCGGGTGTCGCCGATCCTGGAGGTTACCTGGTCGATGCGTGCTGGAGGAAGGGTATCGAGCTCGACGTCATGCCGGGTCCCAGCGCCCTGACGAGTGCGATGGCGCTGTGCGGTTTCGACACCTCACGCGTCATGTTCGTGGGTTTCCTGCCGCGCGGCAAGAAGAGGAGAAAACTCTTGAGAGAATTGAAGGGAAAAAAACTCGTTCTCATCTTCTTCGAGGCGGCGATCAGGATGCAGGCAACGCTGAAGGACATACTGGAAATCTTTGGAGACTGCGAGATCTTCATCGCCCGGGAGATGACGAAGATGTTTCAGCAACTGTACAGGGGAAAGGTCAGCGAGGCACTGGAGATTTTTAAAGATGTGAAAGGCGAGATCACCGTGGCTCTGAACCTCAAGGGGAGGGAGGAAGCTTGA
- the serS gene encoding serine--tRNA ligase, with protein sequence MLDIRMFRENAEKVRTALKNRNYDPSIVDEIVSLDTRVRSLTNEVNQLRAQRNSISKRVAQAKARGDEQEANQLMEEGKKIGERIDAIEKELDEVKEKLNRLMLYVPNIPHESVPIGPDETHNIEVRRWGEPRKFDFEPKAHWDLGPQLGLMDFDRAAKLSGSRFTVMYSAFARLERALINFMLDLHTKEHGYTEVWVPHLVKRSTMTITGQLPKFEEEAYRIDSDDLFLIPTAEVPLVALRADEILEEKQLPLLYTAYTPCYRREAGSYGKDVRGMIRQHQFDKVELVWLTTPERSFEDLETLVRHAEEVLRRLELPYRVVLLCTGDMGFGAAKTYDIEVWLPSYNAYKEISSCSNDTDFQARRGNIRYRRKDGKLDYVHTLNGSGVAIGRALVAIVENYQRPDGRIDVPKALQPYLGCEVIP encoded by the coding sequence TTGCTGGACATACGCATGTTTAGGGAAAACGCTGAAAAGGTGAGGACCGCCCTGAAGAACAGAAACTACGATCCTTCCATCGTTGATGAGATCGTCTCGCTGGATACGAGGGTGAGGTCGCTCACGAACGAGGTGAACCAGCTGAGGGCTCAGAGGAACAGCATCTCAAAACGCGTCGCCCAGGCCAAAGCCCGCGGCGATGAGCAGGAAGCGAACCAGCTTATGGAAGAAGGAAAAAAGATAGGTGAACGCATCGACGCGATCGAGAAAGAACTCGACGAAGTGAAAGAGAAGCTGAACAGACTGATGCTCTACGTGCCGAACATCCCGCACGAATCCGTACCGATCGGGCCGGACGAGACGCACAACATCGAGGTCAGAAGGTGGGGAGAACCGAGGAAGTTCGACTTCGAACCCAAAGCACACTGGGACCTGGGACCCCAGCTGGGCCTGATGGACTTCGACAGGGCTGCCAAACTCTCCGGTTCGAGGTTCACCGTGATGTACTCCGCATTCGCAAGGCTCGAGCGCGCACTCATAAACTTCATGCTCGATCTCCACACCAAAGAACACGGCTACACCGAAGTCTGGGTGCCACACCTCGTCAAGCGGAGCACGATGACGATCACGGGCCAGCTACCGAAGTTCGAAGAAGAGGCGTACAGGATAGATTCGGACGACCTGTTCCTGATACCAACGGCGGAGGTACCCCTGGTCGCCCTCAGGGCCGATGAGATTTTAGAAGAGAAGCAGCTTCCTTTGCTGTACACAGCGTACACACCCTGTTACAGGAGGGAAGCGGGCAGTTACGGTAAGGACGTGCGAGGCATGATAAGACAGCACCAGTTCGACAAGGTCGAGCTCGTCTGGCTGACGACACCTGAGCGTTCCTTCGAAGATCTGGAGACGCTCGTCAGGCATGCGGAGGAAGTGCTCAGGAGGCTCGAGTTACCCTACAGGGTGGTACTGCTGTGCACCGGCGACATGGGTTTCGGCGCGGCGAAGACCTACGATATAGAAGTCTGGTTGCCCTCGTACAACGCGTACAAAGAGATCTCCTCGTGCAGCAACGATACCGACTTTCAGGCACGCAGGGGAAACATCCGATACAGAAGAAAAGACGGAAAGCTCGATTACGTCCACACACTGAACGGTTCGGGCGTGGCGATCGGGAGGGCGCTGGTGGCGATCGTGGAAAACTACCAGAGGCCCGACGGAAGGATAGACGTTCCGAAGGCGTTGCAGCCGTACTTAGGTTGCGAGGTGATCCCCTGA